GAAAGTTCAATTCCAAGTTGCAGCAATAGAGTTCCTGTGGTTGTAGTTTCGCAATGCTGCCCTTCAAAAGGTTTTAGATTTTCTATTTTCATTTTTAGATTATTAATTTTTGATGAAAGAAAATTGTATAAATGCCATCAAATATAGAAATTCCTGTTTTAGAATTAAGTTGTGTTAAAATTCTTTAAAAAGTAAAATCAATTTGTATTTATGTATTCAACTACGTAGTTTTGTACTTTAAAATTCAATCACTATGAAATTGCAGATACAGCCTATAGGAAATTCTTATTCGGAACAGGCTATTGACCTGATTTTGACTATTCAACAGAAGGAGTTTAATATTCCGATTACGATTCAGGATCAACCTGATCTTTTGCAGATTGAAAGCTTTTACACGGAAGCAGGAGGTAACTTTTGGGGTGCTTTTGTGGGGAATGAGCTGGTAGGTTCCATTGCATTGGTTAAGTTTGATGACAGGGCAGGAGCGATCAGAAAAATGTTTGTTAAAAAAGAATTCAGAGGAAAAGAACTGAATATTGCCCAGGAGTTATTGGAGGTTTTAATTTCTTTTTGCCGTGAAAACGGAATTGATGATCTGTATTTGGGAACGATAACAGTTCTGAAAGCAGCACAGCGTTTCTACGAAAGGAATCATTTTATGAAGATTGAAAAAGGAAAGCTTCCTGTAAAATTCCCCTTAATGAGTGCTGATGATATTTTTTACCATTTAAATATTGACTGAATATGAATGTCATCAACGAAGCAGGAATTCTTGCCATATCCACCAGACTCCATCGTCTTAGTGAACAGTTAAGAAAAGACGGAGCACTGATCTATAAGGCATTCGGAATTGATTTTGAACTGAAATGGTTTCCGGTCATCTTTACGATTTATAAAAAGGAAATTGCAAGTGTAGTAGAGATTGCCAACGAAATAGGATATACCCATCCATCAACGATAACGTTGCTAAAAGAACTCGAAAAACAGGAATTGATCCAATGGAAAAAAGATAAACAGGACGAGCGAAAAAGAATGTTTATACTAACTACCAAAGGAAAGGAACTCATTGAGAAAATGAAACCAGTCTGGGAACTGATGTCACAAATTTTAGGGGACATTTCAGACAATAAAAATAATCTGCTGGCAGCTATTGATGAAGCGGAAGAGAAAATTGCCAGCCAGTCTTTTTATCAAAGGGCGTTGCAGGTGAAGAATTTCAAATAAGTAGATTATTTGTTATATAAAAACAGTTGTACCGAGGGTATAGCTGTTTTTATTCTATAATGATATCAAGCGTCTTTTTGAAAGGATGTAAACTTTTTAGGTATTCTTTGTCTTGTTCTGTTAATTCACCTGTTCCAAGAGCAATATCTTCCCAGGCTTTTCCATCCTGGCGTTTAAGAGCAAATTCAATAGACTCAATTTTGATTTTTTTATTAAACCCCAGTATTCTCAAATCTATCCGTTGTCCTTCTTTGATTTCACCCTCTATAATTTGTCCTGTTAAGAAAAATTTTCTTCCTGCAATTTGTAAAGTATCGTTGAGCTTAAATTGAGCAACAGTTAAATGATGCCAGTTATAACCACAGTATTTGCACTGCTTGGCATACGGAGTACGAGCCAGCTTATCACATTTTGGACAATTATTGAGAAAAACTTTTTCACGAGTTTCTGTCATGATGTGATTTACTGTATTATGTTCAAAATCTTCATATCCTTTTTTTAATAGATCCATGATCTCAGGATCTGAGTTTATCCATCCACGCTCTGTCATTATCCTTCTCAATTTGGCGTTTTCAGAACTTTTGGAAGTATACATATGATATTTCAATGCTAACTTTTCATGGTCAGTCATTAATTCACTGAAATATTTAATAATATAATCTATAATCTCTCTGTTCATATTCGATTGAAAGGTAAATGTTTTTGTCTAAATTATCATTTATTTCTTTAGAATAGTTTATTAAAATGAAAACCCCACCAGGATTTGGTGGGGTTTATTTAATTCATTCTTGGAATGATCTGTTTTAGAATCTTAAAGTGGCTGCAACAGACCAGGTTCTTCCAAAACCAAGGAATCCTGTGTTGCCATCAGCAATACCCTGATAAACTCTTCCGGTTTCCTGGTAAGTTTTCCCGGCATTTGGGCCGCTTGCAATTTTATCACCTGCGAAAATATTGGAGCTTAATTCAGAAATATAATATTTGTTGAATAAGTTGTACACATTAGCTCTCAACGTTAAAGACTTTTTCGCATCAATCGTGAATTTGTAAGAAGCACCTACGTCAAATAGATTATAGCTTGGCAATTTTACAATTCCTTTTTCTCTTGCTGCCTCAGTAAGGAAGTTGATTGGGTTAAATTGCGCATATAGCTTGTCATAATATTCCCAGTTGGCATCAATACTGAAAGCTTTGGTAATGTTATAATCAACTCCAAGGCTTGCAGTAGTTTGTGCAGCATCTCCAACCTTCAAATCTTTGATGTTGATTACCCCTGTAGCGCCTGCTACTTCCTGATTGTTTTGAACATCAAGAATGTTGAAATTCGCATTTCCTTTATACTTCCAGTTCCCCAATGATAACATTCCTCTCAGTCTAAGGTTAGCAAATGGTCTTGCCTTCGCTTCCAACTCAACACCCTGATGTATCTGTCCAACGTTCAGTGCGTTGTAGAAATAAGCATTTCCAAGCTGTAGTTGCGGGAAGTTGGCAACATCTGCAGCTCCTGCATTAAATGTTCTTGAAATAAATCTGTCATCCCATTGCGTCCTGTAAGCATTGATATTCACATCTACATAACGGGATTTGAAACCATACCCTAACTCCACAGAGAAAATTCTTTCATTCTTTGCATCATTATAAATATTTTGGTTGGAAGGGAATAGCGCATTGAATAATGGCTGTCTTGAAATAACTCCTGTATTGAAAAATACATTATGATGCTCATCTATATTATAGTTGGCACCTCCTTTTACAATATAACCCGTTTTGTGATACCATTTTGTTTCCTGGTTTCCTGGAGTATACAGCATGTAGTCTCTTCTTTTATAGTATTGTTCAGAAACAGATCCCTGAACAGATGCACTTAGTTTTTCAGAGCTGTATTCAACCATTCCATATAAACCTGCCCATTTTACCAGACCTTCATTGTGTACAGAAACTTTTTGAGCATCTTTAAGCTTAGTAAGAGGTTCCGGCTTTACAGTTTGATTAATATAATATCCTTTTGGAGCATTTGCTGTACTGGAAACAAATAATGCATCTGATCCCAACATATCGGTAACGATGTCATAAAGTGCTCCTTTGTAAGTTTTAAGATCGATACCTCCGTTAAAGGTCCAGTTATTTTTTTTGTAATTAAGATCTGCAATTACTCCATACCAGTCATGAGCATTGATGCTTTGCTTTCTTACGATACCATTGGTTCCGTTCAGAGTAGCTACATATTGTCCGTTATAATCAGTAGGAGAGCCTGCAGGTGCAGTAAAGGTTGATTTCTGGAAAGTATTTCCATTATAATCTGTTACCATACCACCTCTGTTATAGCGGTAAATCATATCCCAATTGATGGTACCGTCTCCGCCCGCACCGTAATTCATGAAATTCATGGTTTGTCCGCTGCCGTTTTTGATAGAACCATTCAGTCCGGTACCACCGCCGCCACGTCCCCATGAACCATAAAGAACTGTAGAAAGTTTCAGGTTATCATTCATGGTCCAGTCCCAGTTCAATGATGCAATAGGCTTATGATAGAAGTTAGGAGCCAGATTGAATTGAGAACCATTCAACATTCCTGTCTGAGGGTTGTATCTTCTTCCATAGGTATCGAATTGCTGCAGAGTAGCCACATTCGCTCCGGTTGCCGAAGACCTTCTTGTGTCATGTACCTGTGGTGCTCCGGTTGCAATTAAATTGAACGCATGTTTTTCATTGGGCTTAAATCCGGTTGAGAAAAACCAAGAATACCCTTCTCCTTTCGTTCCATTGATATAACCATCCCCTTGCCAGCGGGAAAGCAATACGGTAGTTCCCCATTTGTTTTTTAAACCGGAAGAGTACATCGCAGATATTCTGGAATAGTTATCGTTGCCGACTTCTCCTTTGATCATTGCTTTCTGCTCAGAATCGGTAGCTTTGGTCACAATATTGATCGTTCCTCCTACAGAAGGAACTACAAATTTAGAAGCTCCCAAACCTCTCTGGATCTGAATATTGCTCGCAATGTCTGCCAACCCGGTCCAGTTAGACCAGTATACAGTACCTCCCTGCATGTCATTCACCGGTTGCCCGTTGATGATCACTGCAATGTTTGCCCCATCAAAACCTCTCATGTTGATTCTGCTGTCTCCAAAACCTCCGCCCACTTTGGTAACATACACGGATGGGGTAGACTTCATAATCTCAGGAAATTCTCTGTTTCCTAACTTCTCCTGAATTTCTGCTGCCTTGATGGTGGAAACTGCAACAGGAGTTTTTCTTTCTTTGGCTGTTTGGGAAAGGTTTCTACCAACCAACATCACCTCATCAATAGATTTTGATTTCTCTAAAGAATCCTTCGTACTCTGCCCGTAATAAAGGGCGGCCGTAGGTAATACAAGCGCTATAATTAGTCGCTTTTTAAAAATAATGCTCATGAAATAAACTAGCGTGTTTGAATTTAAGGCTGCAAAGATGGATAATTATTTTTGAATTAAGTATTAAATCTTGATGAAGTGACTTCCTATTGTGTGCATATAATGCATTATTACTCATTTTTTTTGAGTGTATTAATTATTTCAGATATTTAATTTACAATTTGTTATAAAAGTGAATTATCATAAACTGGAAGTGTATTTAAATGCATAAAATAATTATGTGATTCCTGTTAACTTCATCACTGTTTGCCTTTTCCTGAATGATTTCTGTTGGCTTGATTTATTTTGTATCATTTTAAGTAAATTTGTAGATATAATTTGTATCATTATTGGTTTTCTCAGATAGCAAAAAGTTTTATAGAAAACCTATGAATAATAAAGTATAGCTATACTTTAATAGAGAAGAATCAATTTATTACTTAAAAGTTAAAAAATATGACCCAGCTTAGTTTGTTTGATTCAGAAGATTTGTATGAATTTCCAAAAGATCTTCTGGAGTACAGAGAACATTTCCTGAATCAGGAAGAGGCTGACCTGCTTAAGATTCATCTTCTTGAAACGGCTCCCTGGAAACAAAGAAGCCAGAAAATGTATGATAAGACGGTACTCACTCCGCGTTTAACAGTATGGTATGGAGATGAGGAAAATGCTTATCCTTCGGGTAATGGTGAATTGGAGACCAATCCATGGATTCCTGAACTGCTTTCTTTAAAACAAAGAATAGAAGAAACATTTGGATATCAGTTCAATTCTGTATTACTTAATCTTTACCGGGATCATAATGACTCTGTTGCCTGGCATCGGGATAAAGAAAGCAGATATGGCAGCCGTCCGGTGATTGCATCTTTAAGTTTAGGACAGACAAGGAATTTTGATTTCCGGAAAAAAGATCATCATCAGAGTAAATACAGCCTGCCTCTTCCTCATGGCTCATTGCTGATTATGAAAGGAGATCTGCAGGAACATTGGGAACATCGGATCGCTAAATCTGTAACTTCTATGAAGGAACGTATTAATCTTACATTCCGGTTGGTTCGTCAGCTGTAGAATATTCATTTTAAAGGATAAATAGAAGAATTATATTTCAAAATAAAAGGCTGAACTGCTTTCTTTTTCCACAAAAAAGCTGCACCTTTGCCTCAACAATGGGGTGCTACAGATAACAGTGGCTGAGATGATACCCAGGAATATATTTCCACACCTGATCCGGATAATGCCGGCGTAGGGATTGCTTACTTATCATCTCATCATTTGATTTCCAACAATTAATATGATGCAGGACATTTTAAAACAAATTACCTTACCGGAATGGTTCGGAGTCTTATTTTCAGTGATTCAGGTTTTACTGGCCCGTAAAAACAATGTCAACAACTATCTTTTCGGAATTGCAGGTATTTTGCTTACGTTGTATGTGATGCTTACCTCCAAGCTTTATGCTGAATTTACCTTAAATCTTTATTATCTGATTATGAGCATCTACGGATGGCTGTACTGGAAATTCGGGAAACAGAAATCTGAAATGCAAATCTCTGTGACCTCTGCTTCTGAAAAGTGGATCACCGGAGGAATTGTTCTGGGAACCTTTAGTTTATTTTGGTTCTTTCTTACTCATTTTACAGACTCGGATGTTCCCGTTTGGGACTCCTTAGTAAGTGCTTTTGCCTGGGCAGGAATGTGGCTCATGGCGAGACGGAAAATTGAAAACTGGGTAATATTGAATGTAAGTAATATTATTTCTATTCCCTTAATGATTCATAAAGAATTATATCTCTATGCTGTTTTAACTTCATTTTTATTTTTAGTGGCTATTTCTGGATATATAGAATGGCAGAAAATCATTAAAACCAAGGCTAATGCTGAGTACTAAAGACATCAGACAGGAACTTCAGGGAGCTTCTTTAATTTCTGATAAGGTGATACAACATATTCATGATGAAGGACTGCTTAAGATCTGGGTTCCCCAAAAGTATGGAGGACTCGGCTATCGTTTTGCAGAAGGACTTAAAGTATTATTTAGTTGGGCTGAAACCGACGGAAGTTTTGGCTGGATGCTGACGCTTTGTGCCGGAGCCAATTATTTTTCCAGAAATATTAAACCTGAAGTTGCTCAGTTACTGTTTTTCCATTCTAAAACCTGCTTTGGAGGAAGCGGAATGGTTGGCGGAACTGCAGAAAAGCAAAATGATAATACCTATCTGATTAATGGTTTATGGAATTTTGCAACAGGAGCACCTCATCTGACCCATTTCACATTGAATGCCAGAATTACAGAAAACGGGAAACCAATAATTGATGACAATGGCAATGAGATCATTCACTCATTCATTGCTCCGAAAGAACAGACTGAAATTATCCCCAACTGGACATCTATGGGAATGAAAGCCAGTGGTACATATTCCTTTACCATCGAAAATGTTATCGTAAGCGAAGATTACAGTTTTGTGTATGACCATTTTTTCACAAATGATATTCTGGACAGCATTCCGTTTCGGGTTTTTGCAGATTTGACACTTTTGGTGAATTATCTTGGAATGGCTTCTCATTTTATTGAAGAAGCACAACTTATTCGTCCTGAGATCAATTTCAAAAGTTTCACAGAGTCTGTTGAAAAGCATTTAAAAAAAGTATTAACCATTGCCAGAGAAGTAGAAAATATACTCGGTGATCACAAAGAGATTTCTGAAGATCAACAACATGAGATTCATCAATATGGAGTAGAGCAGGTTCATAAATTATCCCATCAAATTCTTTCTGTTTATACACAGCTTGGAATCCGCGCAACAGATACCAATTCTGCAGTGTATCAGGTGTTTTGTGATTATTTTACAGCCGCAATGCATTCCAATTTCAGACCTTCCGCTGATAATTTGGATTTTTCTTTCTGAGCAGAAAATATATCTGTGAAAATCCGGTGATGAGTTATTGCTAAGGATTTAAACTTAATATAAATTTAATACGATTGCCATAGCTTTTGGATACTTTTGTACCACCAGTTTTGAGTTCAAAGACGTATTAAAGAATGGATCATTTTAAAGAAATATATTCCGGTTACAAGCACAGGGTGTATTTCTTTGTGGCAAAATATCTTTCGGAAGAAGAGGATATTGAAGAAATTGTTCAGGATATTTTTATGCACGTCTGGAAGTATTTATCCAAAGCCCATTCTCCGTCAGAAATCGAAGCACTTATCTTTAAATCTGCCAAACAGGAAATCTCCAATTTCTACCGTAAAAGAAAAATGATTTTCGTTCCTCTTGAAAACTCGCAGGAAAGTCAGGATGAAGAAAGCTCAGAAATTGAAAAACAGGTACAGCAGGAAGATCAGCTTAAAAAAATAGAAAGTCTTCTGGAACAGGTTCCCGAAAGAAGCCGCGAATTTTTCATCAAAAATAAAATCCAGAATCTCAGTCTTTTTACCATTGCTCAGGAAAATGATATTTCTAAAACAGCCGTTGAAAAACATGTTAACAAGGTTCTGAAATTTCTGAGAGCGAATTTGAATTTTTTCTTTTAGGTTATTCTGAACATTCCAAATTTCTTTCCATAAATCTGGCTTCAGTCAACTTTAGTCCAATATGAACAAATCGTTAAATCAAAAAAATAGAGGTTGACGATTGTATACTTCCTGCGTATTCTCTAATAAAGATCAAACAGGAGCGTATGGATTTCGAAAATCAATGGAAATCAGTTAAAGATGAAAACAGGAAAATGAAAGATTCAGCAGATCAGCGAATCTGGAACGGACTTGAAAATAAAATCCGATCAAGAAACAATGCAAAAAGGTTTTTATGGGCAGCAGCTCTTCTTTTACCTTTATTTACACTGATTACTTTATTTTCCACTGGGAATGAAATGAAATCTTCGGAACATCAGCAAATGGTTTTCAGAGCAGAAAAGATTCAAAAAGAATTTACATTATCTGATGGAAGTATCATTACACTGGAACCTGAAAGTGAATTGAGACTGACTGAAGATTTCGGAAAGAAGACCAGAAATGTTTCTTTTAAAGGAAAAGCGTTTTTCAGTGTTGCTAAAAATAAAGCATTGCCCTTTATTATTGATGCCAATGGATTTAAAGTAAAAGTATTGGGAACAAAATTTTTGCTTGATCAGAGATCCGTAGATAAAAAAGTCTATCTGAAAGAAGGAAAAGTGAAAATTGATTACAATGGTCATACAACTTACCTTTTACCCAAAGAAACATGGTTAGCTGATAAAGGTGGAGTAGAGAAGCATTTCTACGATCAGGATGTAGAAAGAACATTTGATTTTAATGAAATGAAATTCGGGCAGGCGGTTTCCCAACTGGAGAAGACGTACAATATCTCTATAACTTATCCTCAGCATTACAAAGAGAATATTATAGATGGAGATATCACCGGAGACCTTAATAAAGTCATTAAAACAATAGGATTTCCATTTAATCTTTCTGCAAGAAAACAATCAGAAAATCACATCATTTTAGAAAAATAATGCACCAGTAATTGGGGTTACCGATGCATTGAAAATAAATCAGTCAAATAACAACTAATTTCAGCAAAGCTATGAAAAAAACAACAATTAGCATGATGTTGTTGGGTCTTTTGTGTGCGCCACAGTTTACCTACGCAGAGGCTAACAAATGTTTTCAACAGTCCGTTATTCAGCGGAGAACGCCTTTGATTACAATCTTTGAAAAACTTTCAAAAGAGCATGGCGTAAAATTCTTTTATTCAGTTTCAGACCTGAAAAATATCCAGGTGGATGAATCTCAGGTTAACTATCAGTCGTTATCAGCATCTTTGGACTATCTGAAAAAGAATATCGGTCTGGATTTTAATGTAGATCAAAAAACGGTGACGGTTCGTCTCAATGCAAGAGCAATGGCAAAAATTCAGAGAACCAATGCTCAACAGTCTGCAGAGTATTTAAATCCAATTAAAGACACTGTAAAATCCAGAGAAAAGAACATTGATGAGGTTGTTTTGGTCGGTTATGGGAAGCAGAGCAAGAAAAACAATTCGGGTTCTATTTCTTCTATTGATGAGAAACAGATGAAAGGGGTAGCTTCCAGTAATTTTGGAGACATTATCGCCGGAAAAGCAACAGGAGTTCAGATCACTCAGGCCAATGCAACGCCGGGAGGTTCACCATCAATAAGAGTGAGAGGCATTGGAACGTTGACAGCAGGATCCAATCCTCTGATTGTTGTAGACGGACTTCCCTTAACTGAAGGTTCCAACCTGAATGCCATTGATCCTAATTCCATTGCCAAAATTGATATTTTAAAGGATGCCGCTTCTGCCGCAATCTACGGTTCCAGAGGAGCAAA
The window above is part of the Chryseobacterium sp. MA9 genome. Proteins encoded here:
- a CDS encoding RNA polymerase sigma factor, giving the protein MDHFKEIYSGYKHRVYFFVAKYLSEEEDIEEIVQDIFMHVWKYLSKAHSPSEIEALIFKSAKQEISNFYRKRKMIFVPLENSQESQDEESSEIEKQVQQEDQLKKIESLLEQVPERSREFFIKNKIQNLSLFTIAQENDISKTAVEKHVNKVLKFLRANLNFFF
- the pnuC gene encoding nicotinamide riboside transporter PnuC, whose amino-acid sequence is MMQDILKQITLPEWFGVLFSVIQVLLARKNNVNNYLFGIAGILLTLYVMLTSKLYAEFTLNLYYLIMSIYGWLYWKFGKQKSEMQISVTSASEKWITGGIVLGTFSLFWFFLTHFTDSDVPVWDSLVSAFAWAGMWLMARRKIENWVILNVSNIISIPLMIHKELYLYAVLTSFLFLVAISGYIEWQKIIKTKANAEY
- a CDS encoding alpha-ketoglutarate-dependent dioxygenase AlkB, giving the protein MTQLSLFDSEDLYEFPKDLLEYREHFLNQEEADLLKIHLLETAPWKQRSQKMYDKTVLTPRLTVWYGDEENAYPSGNGELETNPWIPELLSLKQRIEETFGYQFNSVLLNLYRDHNDSVAWHRDKESRYGSRPVIASLSLGQTRNFDFRKKDHHQSKYSLPLPHGSLLIMKGDLQEHWEHRIAKSVTSMKERINLTFRLVRQL
- a CDS encoding TonB-dependent receptor, with amino-acid sequence MSIIFKKRLIIALVLPTAALYYGQSTKDSLEKSKSIDEVMLVGRNLSQTAKERKTPVAVSTIKAAEIQEKLGNREFPEIMKSTPSVYVTKVGGGFGDSRINMRGFDGANIAVIINGQPVNDMQGGTVYWSNWTGLADIASNIQIQRGLGASKFVVPSVGGTINIVTKATDSEQKAMIKGEVGNDNYSRISAMYSSGLKNKWGTTVLLSRWQGDGYINGTKGEGYSWFFSTGFKPNEKHAFNLIATGAPQVHDTRRSSATGANVATLQQFDTYGRRYNPQTGMLNGSQFNLAPNFYHKPIASLNWDWTMNDNLKLSTVLYGSWGRGGGGTGLNGSIKNGSGQTMNFMNYGAGGDGTINWDMIYRYNRGGMVTDYNGNTFQKSTFTAPAGSPTDYNGQYVATLNGTNGIVRKQSINAHDWYGVIADLNYKKNNWTFNGGIDLKTYKGALYDIVTDMLGSDALFVSSTANAPKGYYINQTVKPEPLTKLKDAQKVSVHNEGLVKWAGLYGMVEYSSEKLSASVQGSVSEQYYKRRDYMLYTPGNQETKWYHKTGYIVKGGANYNIDEHHNVFFNTGVISRQPLFNALFPSNQNIYNDAKNERIFSVELGYGFKSRYVDVNINAYRTQWDDRFISRTFNAGAADVANFPQLQLGNAYFYNALNVGQIHQGVELEAKARPFANLRLRGMLSLGNWKYKGNANFNILDVQNNQEVAGATGVINIKDLKVGDAAQTTASLGVDYNITKAFSIDANWEYYDKLYAQFNPINFLTEAAREKGIVKLPSYNLFDVGASYKFTIDAKKSLTLRANVYNLFNKYYISELSSNIFAGDKIASGPNAGKTYQETGRVYQGIADGNTGFLGFGRTWSVAATLRF
- a CDS encoding GNAT family N-acetyltransferase, giving the protein MKLQIQPIGNSYSEQAIDLILTIQQKEFNIPITIQDQPDLLQIESFYTEAGGNFWGAFVGNELVGSIALVKFDDRAGAIRKMFVKKEFRGKELNIAQELLEVLISFCRENGIDDLYLGTITVLKAAQRFYERNHFMKIEKGKLPVKFPLMSADDIFYHLNID
- a CDS encoding MarR family winged helix-turn-helix transcriptional regulator; the encoded protein is MNVINEAGILAISTRLHRLSEQLRKDGALIYKAFGIDFELKWFPVIFTIYKKEIASVVEIANEIGYTHPSTITLLKELEKQELIQWKKDKQDERKRMFILTTKGKELIEKMKPVWELMSQILGDISDNKNNLLAAIDEAEEKIASQSFYQRALQVKNFK
- a CDS encoding FecR family protein, which codes for MDFENQWKSVKDENRKMKDSADQRIWNGLENKIRSRNNAKRFLWAAALLLPLFTLITLFSTGNEMKSSEHQQMVFRAEKIQKEFTLSDGSIITLEPESELRLTEDFGKKTRNVSFKGKAFFSVAKNKALPFIIDANGFKVKVLGTKFLLDQRSVDKKVYLKEGKVKIDYNGHTTYLLPKETWLADKGGVEKHFYDQDVERTFDFNEMKFGQAVSQLEKTYNISITYPQHYKENIIDGDITGDLNKVIKTIGFPFNLSARKQSENHIILEK